The following proteins are encoded in a genomic region of Brachypodium distachyon strain Bd21 chromosome 1, Brachypodium_distachyon_v3.0, whole genome shotgun sequence:
- the LOC100841064 gene encoding mRNA-decapping enzyme-like protein, translating to MAHGGGGRAKVTPNLAMDEEGTRMLNLTVLQRLDPAVEDILITAAHVTLYDFDTVLNQWSRKDVEGSLFVIKRNAQPRFQFIVMNRRNTDNLVENLLGDFEYQLQVPYIMYRNAAQEVIGIWFYNSQECEEVANLFSRILNAFSKVPLKPKIPSIKSEYEELEAAPALVEGPLEPPALDIIAPTNHAREDPLSAFFNAAANVGGASGAVVMGHAPNESFGAAPLSSHAQTSITASQPPALHHLHPLQASSVSGIPHDVHDGTGVISRSTNLVNPSLFSPLMSSQAMACNNSAVPTVPHQHHWNTQQPQSAPLLQPFPLPTASPSPPYGTPLLQPFPPPNPSPSLASAPDYSSLLSRDKIRDALLRIVANEDFIDLVYREIVKGQ from the exons aTGGCTCATGGCGGTGGCGGAAGGGCGAAGGTGACGCCGAACCTGGCGATGGATGAGGAGGGAACGCGGATGCTCAACCTCACCGTGCTCCAGCGCCTCGACCCAGCCGTCGAGGACATCCTCATAACCGCCGCGCACGTCACGCTTTACGACTTCGACACCGTCCTCAACCAGTGG AGCCGGAAGGACGTGGAAGGCTCGCTCTTTGTCATCAAGAG GAATGCTCAGCCCAGATTTCAATTTATTGTCATGAACCGTCGAAATACAG ATAATCTTGTTGAAAATCTCTTGGGTGATTTCGAGTATCAGCTTCAAGTTCCCTATATAATGTACCGCAATGCTGCACAAGAAGTTATTGGAATTTGGTTTTATAACTCTCAGGAATGTGAAGAAGTTGCTAACCTTTTTAGCAG GATACTGAATGCATTCTCTAAGGTCCCTCTGAAGCCAAAGATTCCCTCGATCAAAAG TGAATACGAAGAGCTGGAAGCAGCACCTGCTTTGGTTGAAGGTCCACTAGAACCGCCAGCTTTGGATATTATAGCCCCTACTAACCATGCACGAGAAGATCCCTTGTCTGCATTCTTCAAT GCTGCTGCAAACGTTGGTGGTGCATCTGGAGCAGTAGTTATGGGACATGCGCCAAATGAATCTTTTGGGGCTGCTCCATTATCTTCACACGCGCAAACAAGTATTACTGCATCGCAGCCTCCAGCCTTGCATCATTTGCATCCTTTGCAAGCTTCCTCGGTTTCTGGGATACCCCATGATGTTCATGACGGCACTGGTGTTATATCGAGGTCCACGAATCTTGTAAATCCATCACTTTTTTCTCCATTGATGTCTTCGCAGGCAATGGCTTGCAATAATTCTGCAGTGCCAACCGTGCCACATCAACATCATTGGAACACTCAGCAACCACAAAGTGCTCCCTTGCTTCAGCCTTTTCCATTGCCAACTGCTTCGCCTTCGCCGCCATATGGGACTCCGTTACTTCAGCCATTTCCACCACCAAATCCATCCCCATCTCTTGCATCAGCACCAGACTACAGCTCTCTACTGTCCAGAGACAAAATAAGGGATGCATTACTGAGAATTGTAGCG AATGAAGATTTCATTGATTTAGTCTACCGGGAGATTGTGAAGGGACAATAA
- the LOC100829665 gene encoding vesicle-associated membrane protein 724, giving the protein MASPAPKEGGGKGEWLIYAFVARGIAVLAEYTEFTGNFPALAAQCLQRLPAGSANPGSMPARLSYGCDGHTFNFLLDRGYAYCVVAKESVPKNLTVAFLERMKDDFMKRYGGGKADTALAKSLNKDYGPVIKQHMQYVLDHSDEIEKTLKVQAQVSEVKNIMLNNIEKTLDRGEKLTELQDKTSDLCSQAQEFKKQGVKIRRKTWLQSMKLKLVILGILLLLVIIVWVSVCQGFDCTKH; this is encoded by the exons AtggcttcgccggcgccgaaggagggcggcggcaagggggAGTGGCTGATCTACGCGTTCGTGGCCCGCGGCATAGCAGTGCTGGCGGAGTACACCGAGTTCACAGGCAACTTCCCGGCCCTCGCTGCGCAGTGCCTGCAGCGGCTCCCCGCCGGCTCCGCCAATCCTGGCAGCATGCCGGCCCGGCTCAGCTACGGCTGCGACGGGCACACCTTCAATTTCCTCCTCGACCGCGGCTACG CCTATTGTGTAGTCGCAAAGGAATCTGTTCCGAAGAATCTCACGGTGGCCTTTCTAGAAAGGATGAAAGATGACTTCATGAAGAGATATGGAGGCGGTAAAGCTGATACAGCTCTTGCAAAAAGTCTAAATAAGGACTACGG ACCAGTTATAAAGCAGCACATGCAGTATGTTCTTGATCATTCAGATGAAATAGAGAAAACTTTGAAAGTGCAAGCCCAAGTTTCCGAAGTTAAAAATATCATGTTAAACAACATAGAGAAG ACTTTGGACCGTGGAGAAAAGTTGACTGAACTTCAAGACAAGACTTCCGATCTGTGTAGCCAG GCTCAGGAGTTCAAGAAACAGGGTGTGAAAATTCGTAGGAAGACATGGCTGCAGAGCATGAAGCTTAAATTGGTGATCCTCGGAATCCTTTTGCTTCTTGTTATAATTGTCTGGGTATCCGTTTGTCAAGGCTTTGACTGCACCAAGCATTGA
- the LOC100841364 gene encoding pentatricopeptide repeat-containing protein At3g06920, translating into MAAAALRTRATRAPVLVDYTILRIHRQLSSNSPPPVTSNTLSVELLRLLFAAPAWTPDLAGAVSSTLSSAPAPAHDVVVYVLRSLKNPSLAAPFFLLASASSSQPLPPDAYNAVLPFLSHDLAALEKVLEEMSHLGYGLPNPACAALVATLVRSRRLEDAFRVIGAMRHLKFRPPFSAYTVLIGALAEARQPERALELLRQMQDVGYEVSVPLFTTLVRALAREGQMEPALALVDEVKGSCLEPDIVLYNVCIDCFGKAGSVDMAWKFFHELKAHGLRPDDVSYTSMVWVLCKAGRLGEAEELFGQMEAERDVPCAYAYNTMIMGYGSAERFDDAYKLLERLRERGCIPSVVSFNSILTCLGKKRKVDEALTLFDVMKKDAKPNISTYNIIIDMLCMAGRVNEAYKIRDEMELAGLFPNLLSVNIMVDRLCKANQLEEAHRIFESASERGCNPNSVTYCSLIDGLGKKGKIDDAYRLFEKMLDAGHDANPIIYTSLIRNFFMHGRKEDGHKIYKEMIRRGGRPDLTLLNTYMDCVFKAGEVEKGRAIFEDMKSFGFLPDVRSYSILIHGLTKAGQARETSNIFQAMSQQGFALDARAYNAVVDGLCKSGKVDKAYEVLEEMKVKHVHPTVATYGSIVDGLAKIDRLDEAYMLFEEAKSKGIELNVILYSSLIDGFGKVGRIDEAYLILEEMMKKGLTPNVYTWNSLMDALVKTEEIDEALICFQSMKEMKCSPNTYTYSILINGLCRVQKYNKAFVFWQEMQKQGLIPNVVTYTTMISGLAKVGNITDAYSLFERFKTNGGIPDSASFNALIEGMSNANRPMEAYQVFEETRLRGCRLNVKTCISLLDALNKTECLEQAAIVGAVLSEIAKSQHAYRS; encoded by the coding sequence atggcggcggcggcgctgcggacGCGGGCGACTCGCGCCCCCGTCCTCGTCGACTACACCATCCTCCGAATCCACCGCCAACTATCCTCCAACTCTCCACCCCCGGTAACATCCAACACCCTCAGTGTCGAGCTCCTTCGCCTGCTCTTCGCCGCCCCCGCCTGGAcccccgacctcgccggcgctGTCTCATCAACCCTCTCCTCTGCCCCTGCTCCCGCCCACGATGTCGTGGTCTACGTACTCCGCTCCCTCAAGAacccctccctcgccgcccccttctttctcctcgcctccgcctcctcttcccaACCCCTGCCGCCGGACGCCTACAACGCCGTCCTCCCGTTCCTCTCCCACGACCTGGCAGCTCTCGAGAAGGTCCTGGAAGAGATGTCCCACCTTGGTTACGGCCTCCCCAATCCTGCCTGCGCCGCGCTAGTGGCCACCCTTGTCCGTTCCCGCCGCCTTGAGGACGCCTTCCGCGTCATTGGCGCCATGCGGCACCTCAAGTTCCGGCCTCCATTCTCGGCATACACGGTGCTGATTGGCGCACTGGCAGAGGCACGGCAGCCAGAGCGTGCGCTGGAGCTGCTACGGCAGATGCAGGATGTTGGCTACGAAGTCAGTGTGCCTCTTTTCACAACGTTGGTGCGGGCACTGGCACGTGAGGGACAAATGGAGCCAGCATTGGCGCTGGTGGATGAGGTGAAGGGGAGCTGCCTTGAGCCAGATATTGTGTTGTACAATGTGTGCATTGATTGTTTTGGGAAGGCTGGGAGTGTAGACATGGCATGGAAGTTCTTTCATGAGCTTAAAGCACATGGTCTACGACCTGATGATGTGTCATACACAAGCATGGTTTGGGTGCTTTGCAAGGCCGGGAGGCTGGGTGAGGCCGAGGAGCTATTTGGGCAGATGGAGGCTGAAAGGGATGTGCCTTGTGCATATGCTTATAATACTATGATCATGGGATATGGATCAGCTGAGCGTTTTGATGATGCTTACAAGCTGCTTGAGCGTTTGAGGGAGAGGGGTTGTATTCCATCTGTCGTGTCATTTAATTCAATCCTCACTTGCCttgggaagaagaggaaggttGATGAGGCACTGACCTTGTTTGATGTCATGAAGAAGGATGCCAAGCCAAACATCTCGACCTATAATATCATTATCGATATGCTTTGCATGGCTGGTAGGGTTAATGAAGCATATAAAATACGGGATGAGATGGAGCTTGCTGGTCTGTTTCCAAACTTGTTGTCAGTTAATATAATGGTGGATAGGCTCTGCAAGGCAAACCAGCTTGAGGAGGCTCATAGGATATTTGAAAGTGCGAGTGAGAGAGGTTGCAATCCTAATTCTGTGACGTACTGTTCCCTTATTGATGGCCTTGGAAAGAAGGGGAAGATTGATGATGCCTACAGGCTATTTGAGAAAATGTTGGATGCAGGCCATGACGCTAATCCGATTATCTATACCTCCTTAATCAGGAACTTCTTCATGCATGGCAGGAAAGAAGATGGGCACAAAATCTACAAAGAGATGATccgacgaggaggccgtccTGATCTTACCCTACTTAATACATATATGGATTGTGTTTTCAAAGCGGGTGAGGTTGAAAAGGGTAGAGCAATTTTTGAGGACATGAAGAGTTTTGGTTTTCTTCCTGATGTCCGCAGTTATTCCATTTTGATTCATGGTCTCACGAAAGCTGGCCAGGCTAGAGAAACATCCAATATTTTCCAGGCGATGAGTCAGCAAGGTTTCGCTCTTGATGCTCGGGCTTACAATGCTGTTGTCGATGGGCTGTGCAAATCCGGGAAGGTGGACAAGGCCTATGAAGTTCTTGAAGAGATGAAGGTAAAACATGTACATCCTACAGTTGCTACATATGGATCCATTGTTGATGGTCTGGCGAAGATTGATAGGTTAGATGAGGCTTACATGCTTTTTGAAGAAGCAAAATCAAAAGGAATAGAATTGAATGTTATTCTGTATAGTTCTCTCATAGATGGCTTTGGGAAGGTTGGTAGGATAGATGAAGCTTATTTAATATTAGAagagatgatgaagaagggTCTCACTCCAAATGTTTATACATGGAATAGTCTCATGGATGCCTTGGTGAAAACTGAAGAAATTGATGAGGCCCTGATCTGTTTTCAGTCAATGAAGGAAATGAAATGTTCACCGAACACTTATACATACAGCATTCTTATAAACGGCCTCTGTCGGGTACAGAAGTACAATAAGGCTTTTGTGTTCTGGCAAGAGATGCAGAAACAGGGTTTGATCCCTAATGTTGTCACTTACACAACCATGATATCGGGGCTTGCAAAGGTAGGGAACATAACAGATGCTTACAGTCTCTTTGAGAGGTTCAAAACTAATGGTGGAATCCCTGACTCAGCAAGTTTTAATGCTCTTATTGAGGGTATGAGTAATGCAAACAGACCAATGGAGGCATATCAGGTATTTGAAGAAACTCGTTTAAGGGGATGTAGACTCAACGTAAAGACATGCATCAGTCTTTTAGATGCTTTGAACAAGACTGAATGTCTCGAGCAAGCTGCGATTGTAGGTGCAGTACTCAGTGAGATTGCCAAGTCTCAGCATGCTTATAGATCCTAG
- the LOC100841668 gene encoding uncharacterized protein LOC100841668 isoform X1, giving the protein MDIVHTMTVLLTLGAPPRHPPPRLPPPRPAAFSSSWSCRMKRGPLHPGTFASPADAPRGRGGPLPHPEQRDPLLLAALRAARLRDEESRRPDPLFIDPYAAVLLSLDVAQQTSDYLVSHLMPSEDHYRLTTRYVDEKLEHLISSSDNFRQIVLLTDGMDTRPYRLCWPRMSVVYDVSPGRIFSTSAQQLKGAGAKISRNCVVFHTPLESPDLQEALCKNGFNGNRPSVWILQGLPLFTSTSLENLLLVVSNLATKGSIFMGEVPHFPDCTAASDLFSKQGWLDKLFFTWGFRVSFDHYENVANDIGLDLAPTWKQHGGVLFVAEQLRFSDAQMESFRMHFERAEEDADEEGFEEL; this is encoded by the exons ATGGATATAGTCCACACCATGACCGTGTTGCTGACGCTCggtgcgccgccgcgccacccACCTCCACGCCTACCTCCCCCACGGCCAGCCgcgttctcctcctcctggagcTGCCGTATGAAGAGGGGGCCCTTGCATCCGGGGACCTTCGCCAGCCCCGCTGACGCCCCCCGCGGTCGCGGTGGCCCGCTCCCGCATCCAGAGCAGCGTGaccctctcctcctcgccgccctccgcgccgCGCGCCTAAGGGATGAGGAGTCCCGCCGCCCAG ATCCTCTTTTTATTGATCCATATGCTGCTGTGCTGCTTTCGCTTGATGTGGCACAACAAACTTCGGATTATCTGGTTTCACATTTAATGCCTTCTGAAGACCATTATAGGCTAACTACTAGATATGTTGATGAAAAATTGGAACATTTGATAAGCAGTTCAGACAATTTTAGACAG ATTGTTTTGTTGACAGATGGAATGGACACTCGTCCATATAGGTTGTGCTGGCCAAGGATGTCTGTTGTGTACGATGTATCACCTGGAAGAATCTTCAGTACATCAGCCCAGCAACTCAAAG GAGCAGGAGCAAAAATATCGCGGAATTGTGTTGTATTTCATACTCCTTTAGAATCTCCTGATTTACAAGAGGCCTTGTGCAAAAATGGCTTCAACGGAAATAGGCCAAGTGTGTGGATCCTACAG GGTTTACCTCTGTTCACTTCTACAAGTTTGGAAAACCTTTTGCTTGTTGTAAGCAATTTAGCAACGAAAGGAAGTATCTTCATGGGTGAGGTGCCACATTTTCCAGATTGTACAGCAGCATCAGACCTG TTCTCCAAGCAAGGCTGGCTAGACAAACTTTTCTTTACCTGGGGTTTCCGGGTCAGCTTTGATCACTATGAAAATGTTGCAAATGATATTGGCCTAGATCTAGCCCCCACATGGAAACAACATGGTGGAGTCCTTTTCGTTGCAGAACAGCTGCGGTTTTCAGATGCACAG ATGGAGAGCTTCCGGATGCACTTTGAAAGAGCAGAGGAGGATGCTGATGAAGAAGGATTTGAGGAACTTTAG
- the LOC100841668 gene encoding uncharacterized protein LOC100841668 isoform X2: MDIVHTMTVLLTLGAPPRHPPPRLPPPRPAAFSSSWSCRMKRGPLHPGTFASPADAPRGRGGPLPHPEQRDPLLLAALRAARLRDEESRRPDPLFIDPYAAVLLSLDVAQQTSDYLVSHLMPSEDHYRLTTRYVDEKLEHLISSSDNFRQIVLLTDGMDTRPYRLCWPRMSVVYDVSPGRIFSTSAQQLKGAGAKISRNCVVFHTPLESPDLQEALCKNGFNGNRPSVWILQGLPLFTSTSLENLLLVVSNLATKGSIFMGEVPHFPDCTAASDLFSKQGWLDKLFFTWGFRVSFDHYENVANDIGLDLAPTWKQHGGVLFVAEQLRFSDAQVIQPMEDTSHQFSV, translated from the exons ATGGATATAGTCCACACCATGACCGTGTTGCTGACGCTCggtgcgccgccgcgccacccACCTCCACGCCTACCTCCCCCACGGCCAGCCgcgttctcctcctcctggagcTGCCGTATGAAGAGGGGGCCCTTGCATCCGGGGACCTTCGCCAGCCCCGCTGACGCCCCCCGCGGTCGCGGTGGCCCGCTCCCGCATCCAGAGCAGCGTGaccctctcctcctcgccgccctccgcgccgCGCGCCTAAGGGATGAGGAGTCCCGCCGCCCAG ATCCTCTTTTTATTGATCCATATGCTGCTGTGCTGCTTTCGCTTGATGTGGCACAACAAACTTCGGATTATCTGGTTTCACATTTAATGCCTTCTGAAGACCATTATAGGCTAACTACTAGATATGTTGATGAAAAATTGGAACATTTGATAAGCAGTTCAGACAATTTTAGACAG ATTGTTTTGTTGACAGATGGAATGGACACTCGTCCATATAGGTTGTGCTGGCCAAGGATGTCTGTTGTGTACGATGTATCACCTGGAAGAATCTTCAGTACATCAGCCCAGCAACTCAAAG GAGCAGGAGCAAAAATATCGCGGAATTGTGTTGTATTTCATACTCCTTTAGAATCTCCTGATTTACAAGAGGCCTTGTGCAAAAATGGCTTCAACGGAAATAGGCCAAGTGTGTGGATCCTACAG GGTTTACCTCTGTTCACTTCTACAAGTTTGGAAAACCTTTTGCTTGTTGTAAGCAATTTAGCAACGAAAGGAAGTATCTTCATGGGTGAGGTGCCACATTTTCCAGATTGTACAGCAGCATCAGACCTG TTCTCCAAGCAAGGCTGGCTAGACAAACTTTTCTTTACCTGGGGTTTCCGGGTCAGCTTTGATCACTATGAAAATGTTGCAAATGATATTGGCCTAGATCTAGCCCCCACATGGAAACAACATGGTGGAGTCCTTTTCGTTGCAGAACAGCTGCGGTTTTCAGATGCACAGGTAATACAGCCAATGGAAGACACTTCACATCAATTTTCGGTTTGA